GTGGCTGACCAGGGCCTTGGCCTCACCCAGTAACAGGTTCAACGAGTGCACGTGTCCGCCGCCCATGTGTAGCAAGGCGCTGCCGTAAGCCTTGGAGCCGATGATCTGCTGTACATCGGAGCCGCCGAGAAAACGAATCTCGTGCTTGGTGTTGATTGACTTGAAGTCTTTTTCCCAGGCCCGCAAGGTTTTCTCCTGGCGCGCGTTGAAGCCCATGTAGCCGTAGCCGTGGCAGAAGTCGGCATCGATGGCGTACTTGGCGATACGGTCCTTGATGATGTCGGCGCCCAGGTCGCTGATCTCGAAGACTTGGCGCAGGCCGTCTTCACCCACGTCCTTTTTGATCTTTTCCAGGTCATGACCGATGCCGGCCATGATCTGCCCGCCATTGCGCCCGGTGCCGCCGAACCCCAGGTAACGCGCCTCCAGCACCACGATGTTGGTGATGCCTTTTTCGGCGAGCTCCAGCGCGGTATTGATGCCGGAGAAACCGCCGCCAATGACCACAACATCGGCGTCCACGTCCTGTTCCAGCGTGGGGAAGCTGAGGTTGTATTTCTTGGTGGCCGTGTAATAGGTGGGCGTTTCGATATTGATCATGACGCAACCTGACAGAGTGAAAGGAAACTCCGTTGCAACACCTACGCAAGGCATTGCAGGGGATGGCCCTATTAAGAGCCCTGATGGGGGCGCCTGTCTTGATCATCCGTGCCGGGGTATTTGACCGAGCGCGCCAGGGCGCCGAAACCGGCCCATGAAAAGTACAATCTTGGATCTGGAAGGTGCATTTTTCACCTGCCCGTGATTGCCCATACTGGACCGGCCTTAATCACTGATCCCGCTGTTTGGGCAACCTCAGGTTGCCGGGCAAAGGCGGGATTGGCAGATGCCAATAATAAAAGAGCCTGTCCATGAAAAAGCCAAACCCGCTGCTCGAAGACCTCAAGCCTATCCTGCCGGTCATTGCCGCCAACGCCTTCCAGGCGGAAAAGGACCGTACCGTTCCTGCCGAGAATATAGCCCTGCTCAAAGGCATCGGCATGCACAAGGCCTTCCAGCCGAAAAAGTACGGGGGCATGGAGATTTCCTTGCCACAGTTCGCCGATTGCATCGCGCTGCTGGCCGGAGCCTGTGCCAGCACGGCCTGGGCCATGAGCCTGTTGTGCACCCACAGCCATCAGTTGGCAATGTTCCCGGCCAAAGCCCAGCAGGAGATCTGGGGCGATGACCCCGATGCCACCGCCAGCAGCAGCATCGCGCCGTTCGGCCGCACCGAGGAAGTCGAGGGCGGTGTGATGTTCAGCGGTGAAATGGGCTGGAGCAGCGGTTGCGATCATGCCGAATGGGCGATCGTGGGGTTTCGCCGTAAAAACGCCGAAGGCGCCCAGGACTATTGCTTTGCGGTGCTGCCGCGCAGCGACTATGAGATTCGCGATGACTGGTTCGCGGTGGGCATGCGCGGCAGTGGCAGCAAGACGTTGATCATCGACAACGCTTTCGTGCCGGAACACCGGATCCAGAAAGCCAAGGACATGATGGAGGGCAAGTCCGGCGGATTCGGCCTTTACCCCGACAGCAAGATTTTCTACTCGCCATACCGGCCGTACTTCGCCAGTGGTTTCTCCACGGTCAGCCTCGGCGTGGCCGAACGCATGCTGGAGGTCTTTCGCGAGAAAACCCGCAACCGCGTGCGGGCCTACACCGGCGCGGCCGTCGGTGCTGCTACCCCGGCGTTGATGCGCCTGGCCGAGTCGACCCATCAGGTGGCAGCGGCCCGTGCCTTCCTGGAAAAAACCTGGCAGGAGCACGCCGAGTACGGCGAGCGCCACGAATACCCCAGCCGGGAAACCCTGGCGTTCTGGCGGACCAACCAGGGCTACGCCACCAAGATGTGCATACAGGCCGTCGACCGCTTGATGGAGGCGGCCGGCGGCGGTGCCTGGTTCGAAAGCAATGAGTTGCAACGACTGTTCCGCGACGCTCACCTGACCGGCGCTCATGCCTATACCGACTACGACGTCTGCGCGCAGATTCTCGGTCGTGAGCTGATGGGCCTTGAGCCTGATCCTTCCATGGTTTGACCGCCTGTTCGCTGAACCCTAGAACAATAATCGAGGCCGTCGCTTGAGGCGGCCGGGAGTCTTGCATGTCCAGTCTTTGTGATACCGCTTTCGATACCCGGGCGTTCCGCCGGGCCCTGGGTAACTTCGCCACCGGCGTGACCGTGGTCACCGCTGCCACTGAAGATGGCCGCAAGGTCGGTGTGACGGCCAACAGTTTCAACTCGGTGTCCCTCGATCCGCCATTGATCCTGTGGAGCATCGACAAGCGTTCGAGCAGCCATGGCGTGTTCGAAGCCGCCAGCCACTTTGCGGTGAACGTGTTGGCCGCCGACCAGATCGACCTGTCGAACAACTTCGCACGACCCAAGGAGGACCGCTTCGCTGAAATCGAATTCGAGACCGGCGAAGGCGGCGCTCCGGTGTTTGTTGATTGCTCGGCGCGTTTTCACTGTGAAAAATTCCAGCAGGTTGATGGCGGCGATCACTGGATCATGATCGGCAAGGTCGTGGCGTTTGATGATTTCGGACGCTCTCCATTGCTCTATCACCAGGGCGCCTACTCGATGGTGCTGCCTCACACTCGCATGACCAAACGGGAAGAGGGGCAGTCCCCCAGCAGTCACTTCCAGGGGCGCTTGAGCCACAACCTGTATTACCTGATGACCCAGGCACTGCGGGCCTATCAGGCCAGCTACCAGCCGCGTCAGTTGTCCACCGGCTTGCGCACCAGCGAGGCGCGAATGTTGATGGTGCTGGAGAACGACGCCGGGCTGAACCTGTGCGACCTGCAGCGGGAAGTGGCAATGCCGGCGCGCGAGATCGAAGAAGCCGTGGCCAACCTCAAGCGCAAGGGCCTGGTGAGCGATGAAGGCGAGCGGGTACGCCTGACTGCCAAGGGCATCGATGAGACTGAAGGGCTCTGGGCGATTGCCAAGGAGCAGCAGGACAAGGTGTTCGGTCAGTTCGGCGAGGCCCAGTTGGAACATTTCAAGGCGGTGCTCAAGGGTGTGATCAAGGGGGCTTGAGCTGAGATAGGCATCGAGGGCCTGTGGCGAGGGGATAAATCCCCTCGCCACAGGTAACCCGGCGCTGAAGCTGTTAAGATTTAGTTAACTCATTAACTAAATCCCTCTCGCGAACATACTCATGCCCAAGCCGCGCCAATCCTTGACCCTGACCCTGCTACAGGCCCGTGAAGCGGCCATGGGTTTTTTCCGGCCTTCCCTCAATCAACATGGCTTGACCGAGCAGCAATGGCGGGTCATCCGTATTCTCAGCCAGCACGATGAGCTGGAGATCAATCGCCTGGCCGAACTGGCCTGCATCCTCAAGCCCAGCATGACCGGCGTGTTGGTGCGCATGGAAGCGGCGGGCATGGTGGTGCGGCGCAAGGCTGAACAGGATCAGCGGCGAGTGCTGGTGCGCCTGGCACCCCAAG
The sequence above is drawn from the Pseudomonas sp. St316 genome and encodes:
- a CDS encoding p-hydroxyphenylacetate 3-hydroxylase oxygenase component is translated as MKKPNPLLEDLKPILPVIAANAFQAEKDRTVPAENIALLKGIGMHKAFQPKKYGGMEISLPQFADCIALLAGACASTAWAMSLLCTHSHQLAMFPAKAQQEIWGDDPDATASSSIAPFGRTEEVEGGVMFSGEMGWSSGCDHAEWAIVGFRRKNAEGAQDYCFAVLPRSDYEIRDDWFAVGMRGSGSKTLIIDNAFVPEHRIQKAKDMMEGKSGGFGLYPDSKIFYSPYRPYFASGFSTVSLGVAERMLEVFREKTRNRVRAYTGAAVGAATPALMRLAESTHQVAAARAFLEKTWQEHAEYGERHEYPSRETLAFWRTNQGYATKMCIQAVDRLMEAAGGGAWFESNELQRLFRDAHLTGAHAYTDYDVCAQILGRELMGLEPDPSMV
- a CDS encoding p-hydroxyphenylacetate 3-hydroxylase reductase component, which gives rise to MSSLCDTAFDTRAFRRALGNFATGVTVVTAATEDGRKVGVTANSFNSVSLDPPLILWSIDKRSSSHGVFEAASHFAVNVLAADQIDLSNNFARPKEDRFAEIEFETGEGGAPVFVDCSARFHCEKFQQVDGGDHWIMIGKVVAFDDFGRSPLLYHQGAYSMVLPHTRMTKREEGQSPSSHFQGRLSHNLYYLMTQALRAYQASYQPRQLSTGLRTSEARMLMVLENDAGLNLCDLQREVAMPAREIEEAVANLKRKGLVSDEGERVRLTAKGIDETEGLWAIAKEQQDKVFGQFGEAQLEHFKAVLKGVIKGA
- the hpaR gene encoding homoprotocatechuate degradation operon regulator HpaR, coding for MPKPRQSLTLTLLQAREAAMGFFRPSLNQHGLTEQQWRVIRILSQHDELEINRLAELACILKPSMTGVLVRMEAAGMVVRRKAEQDQRRVLVRLAPQGRASFDSMSQSMEENYQRLQDQLGEEKLQTLLGLLNDLKAIRR